CTCCGAAAAACCTTCAACACTCGGAGGGCGCATCTCTTGACGCGCCGATTGCTCTCTTCGGCGGCTCAGGAGAGCCGCCCTCCGACTGGACCTGATTGTTCAACACAGCAGTGCCGTTACACTTTTGCCCAAGGACCCTTACCTTGCGGGCAGTGGCACCCAAAGCCAACCGACGGTAGCGCTCAAAACCGCCAACAAACTGGCGCTACCCACAACGCCCCATTTCAGACGATGGGTCGGCACTGTCTGCACGACACCGACAGCGAACAGCACCGCCATCGCTGCGTGAGCGGGGTAAAAGTAGCGAGCCTGCGCCTGGAAAAAATGGCGGTTGAACTGTATGAACTCAGCGAAAACGAGCAGGGTCATCAACACCGGCAAAACAACGGCGAGCGCGGGCGCCCACGCCCGTTGCGTGCCAGTGCACCAACTTTGCCGCACTGTTGCGACGCTCCCTAAGCCGATGCCTACCAACAATAGTGCCCCGATGAGTGCGCAGAGAATGACGAAAGGCAAAGTCGGTTCGGTGCCTTGCATCAACCGCCCTAGCCCTTTGACGGCTTCGTTGGGTTCGCCGAAAACACCCAGCCAAGTGAACAGCGTCACTTGCGCTACCATCAGCAAATAGGTCGGTAACGATAAACCCAGTTGCTCCAAGAAATAATTGGGCTTGGGCGATGTGGCAAAGCCTTCCAAGAACGCCCGCACAGCCAGCGGGTCACCGTAAAGCACCGTGTTGCGCCATAGCCACCAACCCGCAGTCATTAAAAATGCCGCTAAGCAAGCAACCGGTGACTGCCACTGCACCGTCGCTGCGAGCGGGCGCTGTCGGGGCTCAGTGGGTTTGCTCGGCGTTGTCAGCCCGCCTCGCTGAACGGGCGCCAACGCCACTGCGATCAGTGCCAGCGGCACAACGATTAAGTTGCTGCTTTTTGCCAGCAAAGCCCCGCCACTAAGCGCGCCTGCAACGAATGCGCGCCTCAGCGCTGCACGGTGGTCACTTGCCGGACGCAACAGCACAAAGCACAGCCACAGCCACGCCGCTGCGGCAGTGGCACCGGCAGCCGCATCGTTGCTGACTGATGCGCAAACGAGCAGGTGCATCGGGAGTAACGCCGCGAACAACCCTGCCGTAAGAGCGGCAGACAACCGCAGGGTGTGAGGGCACAACAGCCACGCTGCCCCCATCGCGCAAAGGACGACGAGCGCGCCCCAAAGCGTGGAGATGCCCCGCAGGACATACAAAGCGATTTGATGGTGTCCTTCAGAGCGCAACAAGGGGGCGACGATGGGCAAAGATGTCAAGTAGTAAAGGGGCGGTTGATGGGCTTCGTAGGTGGCGCCCCGTCCCATCCCTTCAAAGACAGGCAACGACTGCGTGCGCGCGAGGTGCAGGATGTAAGCAAAATGCGCTCCTTCATCGGGGGCGCGCCATGGGGGAAACCGAGCCGCGTAAATGCCGGCGGCGACGAAGTGCACCGCTAATACACCGATAACACCCCAAAGGAAACGCTGACGCATCGTCTATTTCCCTCACCGTTGCATCAAGGCAACAACAAAAAGTGTAAGCATCAAGCCAGCGACGCATATCAAGAGGGCGACGATTAACCCTCGCCAAAGGCGCAGCCCCGTTAGGCGCGGTTGTCTCGTTGCAGAGCACGGGCGCAACAGCCCCCACCGTGTCATCTCCCATTCACCGGTTGCGACCAGCCAGGTGGCGCACTCCCATTCCAGAAATCGCTCCAGCGAAGGGCGCAACCAGCGCGCCCAACTGAACGCAGTTACGGCATTTTTGCCGCCATATGTTACGGCGAAGAAGCCATAAACCAAAAGCACAACGCCCAAAGGCGAAACTGTTGCATGCCCTTTGCATGAGGCAGCGGCTGTGGTAGATAACCCCAATAACCCGAAGAGGGCAAGGCATTCCAGCAAAATAAAACCACCCTCCATCAGCCGCAAGTAGAGGCTGATGGCTTGACGGCGTCGGGGCGGCGGGCAACGGTCGCCCCCAATCCACCGCAGAAACGCATCGGGTGCCCGCTGCAACAGCGATGATAACCCCAGCGCGCGCAAGACACCTAACCCTATCCCCAACACGAAACTGGCAACGCCCAACCGGAGCGCCAATGCCCATCCGTTGGGCAAAATCCACCCAGCGGCGCTTAGCCCCAGCCCACCAGCCAGCAACCATAAGATGCCGTGCATCCATCGCTCGTAAAAACGCCACTCCACTGCAGCCCAGCAGTCATGAAACTGACGGGCGCGCAAGAATGCAGGTGTCTTCACAGCCCTCGCCTCCTCACCACAGCCAACACCTCGGTGCTTGGCAGGGCAGCGTCATCGCGCCACAGCGTTTCTAACAGCCCGCGCCGCTTACCGTCGGCGATCCAGCGCGCGATAACACTCTCCGCAGGCACATAGCGCCAGTTGACGATGATGTGCGTGACGCCTAACCGGCGCCACGCCACGATTAAATCGTCCACTCGCTTCAACCGCGCATACGGAACGAGACGGTTGTGTCCGTCGTCCGCCCAAAAATAGCGGCGTTCAAAATAATAGCCTAACGGCTCACCGTAGGTGGCAATGACGGCATCGTGCGGTAGCGCCCGATTGACGAACTCAGCGACACGGTAAACAGGTGTCGTCGCCCGCAGGAACGACTCCGGCTCCTCTACACCCACCGCAACGGGAAGTAACGGCTTAGCATACCACATGATAACCAATGACGCATACACAACGCCTGCTGCCACAACACTGCGCACAAGGGTTGCCATCACCGCGTTGATGCGCACCCACGCTGCCACGGTCACGCCGACGACCAAGCAGCCCACGGCTAAAACGGGCAACAAGTAGCGCAAATACTGCGCTTCCGCGAACCCCCACGCCAGCCACGCAACGGCGACAGCCACAGGCAATCCAACTCCCACACTGAAACTAACGGTAGCCCACGGCACGAGCAGCACCGCCGTCGGCGATATAGCCAACGGCAAAATGCCGACGCTCAGCGGCGGTGTGTCCACATTGTCAAACTTGCCGCATTTCCAGCGCTTGGGGCATGTCCCTTTTTGGAAGCAATTACCCAACCACTGCCCGGCGCACCGCCCGAAGCGGATTTCGTTGAGTGTCAAGTTAAACGGCAGCGCCAGCAAAGCGCCGATGTCGCGTCCGCCTCCGAACTCGCGGTTGGACAGCGTATACGCCTGCGCCATTTCGGCAGACCATTGTCGCCCCCCGAACAGCCCGTAGGCGAACGGGAAAACCGGGTTACCCGTCCAAAGCCAGTTTTTGATATACCATGGCGCCGCCACACCGAAGGCTAAAAGCGTCGCGGCGAGAACGGCGCGCCATTGACCCGCTAAAGGTCGTCGCATCAGCCACAACACAGCGGGGGCTGCCACCACAACCGCCACGCACAACAATCCCGTGTATTTCGTTCCGGCAGCGGCGCCGGCGAACAGACCAGACCAGAGCAACCATCGCCCATCGGGTTGCTGCAAGAACCGCGTCAGCCCTAACAGGTGCAATAAAACGAACGCCGTTAACGCCACATCCACATAAGCGGTGGTCGCTTCCGTGAACGCCAGCGGCATCGTGGCGAAAGCGACTGCGGCAAAAAGACCCATCCGCAAACTGCGGTGTGGCAAGCCCGCTCCCCAACTGAGCAACGCCAACTGACACAGAACAAAGCAGAGCCAATGAAACGACTTAGCGACTGCTGCGCTCTTTAACTCCGTCAAACCTAGTCCCAGCAGGTAGAGCATTTGGGGCGTCATCGGAAACTGGGCGTGATGGGTGAAGGGCAAGTAATGAACGCGCCCGTCCAACCAATAAAGTTTCGGCACCGCCAAGTGGTAGGACAAACTGTCCCATTCGCCCGCCCACGGAGGCACGAAACAAAGCAATAACGCTAACAGGTTCAACACCACCGTCAACACCGCCAACACCCGTTCAGTCCAGTGCAAATCGCGCCAACGCTCCGCAAAGGGGTAAGGGAAACGGCGTCGTCCCAGTTCCTGCAATGCGTCGCGCAACCCGACGGCGTAACACACCGCCAACCACCCGATTAACACCGCGCGGTGCAACCATCCCAAAAGCCCAATCACCAACACCCCGTAAGCGATGACCACAATGCCAGCGCCCAACGCCAGCGTAACGGCTTCCAGTCGGCTGATGCCGAACGGCGCCAGTCGGCGCACCGATGCGGCGCCGACACTCAACGCCGCCAACACACAGCCGCCAAAAAGGACTAAATCAACGCCGCGTTGTAGCAGGGTCACCAACATCGTCGGCACTCACACACCGCTTGGGCGTTCGTATGACAGTGTCCGGCGTCACGATCAGGTTGACGCGACGGTCAACCTCAGTTATCCATCTGGCTAAATCGTCGGCGAATTGAAGCGGGTGGACGATCGTGGCGATCACCGCGTCCTGCTGCACCCATCCGCTTTCTAACAAACGCTCCAATTCGCGGTCGCCCAACCCGCGAAAGGGGCTCAGGCGATGTCCCTGCTTGTCCACCACGACACTCCCTACAACGACCAGCGTGATAGGTGTGCTCAGCGGTTGACCGTAGCGGTGGAAATTGTCCACTTCTGCCGCCGCTTTGATTGCCCGTCGCTCCGTGATTTGCAACAAAGGAGCGCCTTGACGCCGCCAGCGGCGTGGTGGTGCCACCGCTAACACCTTGCCCCGTTCCAACACCAATTCGCGCACGCGCCGCAACACATGGTCGGGTGCGACGAACACGCAACGGGCGCGGATGAACTCCGGTTGCTCCGCCAGCAACGCTGCCGCTCGGTCGGCGCCGATGAAATTGGGCACCCGCCCGAACGCGTCCAGCGGGAACGATAAAACGCCTGCATCCCGCATCGTGTTCCAAACGCGTTGGCGGATGCGTTCACGGCGTGTCAACAAACGGTCTATGGGAACCGGCATCGGATATCGCCTCGTCGGTGCTGGTCTCACCGCCACGCCGTTCACGGTCCGTCGCCCCGCCGCAGGTCAGCGGGCGGTTCGGCGTCCAAAAAGCGCAGTAACTTTTGGGCTTGCGCCCGCAGTGTCGGCGATTTGCTGACCCGCAGAACCGCCACCAGCCAGCGACGCGCTTCGGCGTCTTGCCCCAACGCCAAGTGGGTGACCGCCAGATAAAAACGCGCTTCGTCGGCGACGGGTGCCTGTGGAAACCGTGTCACCACCGCACGAAAGTCGTCCAGCGCACGGTGGGCGATACGGGCACGATGCATCGTGTAAAACAACCCCCGATGCACCAGCATCGGTGCATGGTAACCTTTGCGGTTGTCGGGGTCTTTCGCCAACACCTTCTCCGCCAGCGGTAACCCGCGCGCTCCGTCGCCGCGTTCCAGAAACCAGACCGCTGCTTCGTAAAGCGTCGCTAAGTCGTGGGGGCGTCGTTGCAAGCGCCGCTCTACCGCGTCCGACCGTTGTCCCCTTAAAAACGCCCGCAAAGCCGCTGCAAAAGTGGTAGCGTTTAGATGCCCGACGATGTAGTCTTGCGGCGTCCCCTTTGCATCCGTGAACACCACCACTGGCAGCACCTCTTGCCAACCGGGCACCAACTTGCGCAACTGCCCCGCCGATTGGGGCATGGGAAGGGACACCACAACGAACCGTCGCAACAACGCCGCCAACTGAGGGTTGTCCAGAGTCTCCGCACGGTAGCGTTGACAGGTGAAACAATCAGGGTCGGCAAAGTAAGCCAAGACGAACTTGCGTTCCGTTTTCGCCCGTTGCAGCGCCGCTGCCCAATTGTGCGGCGCCGCCGCCACCGAGGCAACAAACACCCCAACGATACAACCAAGCACGCCTCCCCGGACACAGCGCATTGTTTGTCCCCCCTTTGATCCGAACCCTCATGATTTTGCGTCACTGAAAGGACGCGTCTCCTGACGCCACCGCACATCGTTTTGGAAGGCATACGCCCTGCGCGCCGAAACCGCCCGCCTTTTCGGACGGCGCCGCTCTTACAGTGTCGTTTGATTTTGGAGAGCACCGATTTCGGCGCACCGCGTTTCTTGAAGCGGGCAAGAAACCGTCCCTCCGAACGCCTACGCTGTCGGAAAGATTGTCACTAAAACGCAGAGCGCAGACAGCACCCAGAATCTCCCTTGCCCCTCGTTGCGATAGCGCGTTCCAACGCCAACAAACGAGCCTTCAGGGCGAGCCCGCCGCCGAACCCACCTAGCGCCCCATTGGCACGGACAACCCGATGGCAAGGCACTAACAACGGGACAGGGTTTTTTGCCATTGCTTGCCCGACCAACCGTGCCCCACGCGGCACGCCGCAGCGTCGCGCCAGTTCGCCATAGGTGATTGTCTGCCCCAGCGGAACCGTGCGCTGCAGCGTTTGCAAGATGGGCTTGTGGGCAGCGGCGACGACGCGCCAGTCAATCGGCACAACAGCCAAGTCCACTGCGTCGCCGCACAAATAACGCTGTAACAAAAAGGCGCATTGATCGGCAAGCGCCATCGCTGTTCTGTCCGCAAACGGGGCGAGGCGGTGTGCCACAGCTATACGGTCAGGGCGGGGCAGCACGACCTGCGCGATTCCTTGTTCTGTAGCGCCGACACCGATCCAGCCCCATCGGGGCACACAACATATCGCAACGCCCACGGGGCAATGCCTCCTTTGCGCTTCCGCCTTGCTCAACCGTGTAGAGTTTGCTACAATTGGGCACAAACAACACGGCGGCGTCACATTCAGCCTGAGAGGGGGAAGGTCGGTTATGCGTGAGCCTTCTGAAGAGTGGCGCGGTTACAATCGGCAGCGGTTGTTCGTCGCCAGTTGCATCGCCCTTGTCACGACGGCGATGGCGTTTTCCATTCGGGCGGACATCCTCAAGGAGTTGGGCGTGCAGTTCAACATCAGCCACGAGCAGCAAGGGTTAGTAAACCTCATGGGCATCTGGGGCTTCCCCATCGCCATCCTCATCATGGGTCCATTGTGCAACATCGTCGGGATGGGACGACTGCTCACGCTGGCTGCTATCGGGCACATCATCGGCACGCTCCTGACCATTCTATCGCCCCAGTTAGGTGGGTTTCCGATGCTGCTGTTTTCCACGCTTATCATCGGCTTAGCGAACGGCACCGTGGAAGCCGTCATTAATCCGCTGGTGGCGACGATGTATCCCGCCGAAAAGACCCACAAACTCAATGTCTTGCACGCATGGTGGCCAGGCGGGCTCATCATCGGCGGGCTGTTGACCTACGCGTTGGGGCAACTGGGGTTAGGGTGGCAAGCGCGCATGGCAACCATCGTCGGCGCCGCTGTCGTTTACTTGACCCTCATCCTCGGCCAGCGTTTTCCGCCGACGGAACGCGCTGAAGCGGGTGTGCCTTTCCGCGACATGTTCAAGGAAATCTTGCGCCCTGGCTACCTATTGCTCTTGGCAATTATGTGCATGACCGCCATCACGGAGTTAGGTCCCGACCAGTGGGTGGGGTCAGTGCTAACGGACATCGTGGGTATCAGAGGCATCCTCTTCCTCGTTTACACAGCCGGGTTGATGTTTGTGTTGCGGCAATTTTTTGCCGGCGCTGCGGTCAACGCTTTCACACCGCCAGGGTTGCTGGCCGTTTGTTCGGTGCTGGCTGCCGTCGGGTTGTTCTGGTTGAGCCTCGCCTTTGGGTCTCCCTTGATGGCGTTTGCCGCAGCGACACTTTTCGGTATCGGCAAAACCTACTATTGGCCGACGATGTTGGGTATCACTGCGGAGCGGTTCCCTCGCGGCGGTGAATTTTTGCTGGCGGTGACCGGCGCCACTGGTATGATTGCTGCAGGCATCGCTGGTCCGGTCATGGGCGCCATCTATGACCACTACACCATCGCCCACCTGCCCCCCGACATTGCCGCCAAAGTGGTCGTGGACGGGCGCTACAGCCCCGAAGCAGCGCAGGCGCTAATGCAACAAAGCCCAGAGATCAAGGCAACCATTGAAGAGGCGCTGCGACACGGAGCGTCCATGACTTTCCGCTATGTGGCGATCCTGCCAGCCATCCTGACATTCGTCTTCGCCGCGCTGTTCCTTTATTTTCGCGCGCGCGGCGGTTACCGACCAGTGCGGCTGGATGAGACACCCGGCGAACCCGCTTGAGTTGATCGCCGGTGAACATTGTGGGGTGGGATTGACGCTGACACGGCGCTCATTTTGTGGCTTACTTACGACGGGTGACCACGATGCGTTTCGGTCGGTGCTTGCTCACGCTGGCAATTGTCGGGGCAGCGTCCGCGCAAACGCCCGCGCCTTTGCGGTGCGTTTTTCTCGCCGAAGACGGAACGCCGTTAGCGAACACGCCAGCGGTCGCAGAAATCGTCGCCGCCCCACCGCTGCAAGGTATTCGCATGGGCGCGCAAGGGATGACCACGCCGCAGGGGGAGTACCTGATTTTGATGCCTGACAGTAGCCGCCCTTGGTGGGTCTTCGTCGGTGTCCCCGGCGCAGTGTTCTTCCTGAACGCTGCTGACCCCAAACGCATCCCCACATCGCTCAAATGTTGGTTGGGCGAAAAGCCATCGGCGATATGCCGCGTAGAAGGCGATGACAGCAAGTTGGCGCTGTTTCTGCGGCTTGCGGATAGTTCGTGGTGGGTGCGTTTACCCCCCTTGAAGGACGGACACCTGCTTCTTTACCGTCTACCGCCCGGACGCCATCAATTGGTGTTAGCACCTGCCTCCGTCGCCATGTTTTGGGAAGGTGTGCCGCCGTTGCAGACCGAAACACTGGCGGTGACCGATGACCACATTGCTGAAGCCACCTTCACCGCTGTCCCGATGGGCAGCGTGACGGGCACGGTGGTCACATCGCAGGGCGAACCGGTGGGCAATGCGACGGTGACTTTAGAGCGTAACGGCGTCGGACTTATGACCGTTACGACCGACCCGCAAGGGCAGTTCCGCATAGATGCCGTCCCAGCGGGCGAGTATCGGTTGATGGCGTTTGCCCGCGACCACGACACGCGTGTGCAGGGCGTTCAAGTCCATCCCGACCGCACGACGACCGTCGTCCTTACCCTTCAGCCTCAGCCGCTGGGAACAGTGCGCGGGCGGGTCATCAGCGATGACGGCACCGCTATCGCTGAAGGGCGCGTGTTGATAGAACGCGTTATCTCCCCGACAGTGAGGCAACCGGTCGGTGCGTGGTCGTTGCTGCCGAACGGTCGTTTTGAAGGCAAATTGCGCGAGGGCAGTTACTTGTTGACGGTCCAAGTCGGTGGACGGCGCACCGCGCGCCCTGTGCGCGTCTTGGCTGATCAAGTCACGGATCTCGGTGACCTGCGGTTGCCTGCGCCCGCTCTTGTGGAAGGGATTGTCAAGAGTGCGTTCCCGATAACCAACTGGCGCGTGCGCATCGTCGCATTGGATGGAAGTGAGGAACCCGCTCAACCCCAATGGACAAGTTGGGTGGCTGAAGTGCCGGTGCGCTCAGACGGTCGGTTTCAAGTCCAAGTGCCCGCAGGCTCGCTTGCTGTCATCGTGCAACCGGCGGGCAGCGGCAAACCGCTGGTGCGGCGTTTGCGGGTGCGAGCGGGGCAACGGGTTAGCGTTCAATTTACCCTGCCCGACTTTGGCAGCATTGAAGGGCAAGTCTACCGCGCCGACACAGGACGCCCCGTTCCAGGTGCCATCGTGACTTTACTGGACGAAACGGGCGCGCCTGTCGCCCAAACGATGACCAACCCGCTGGGCGCTTATCGCTTTGCCCCTGTGCTGCCGGGGCGTTATGCTGTGCGCTGTCAAGGGCGGGGCTTGGCAATGGGCATCCGCCACGAAGTGCGTGTGAACGAGGGGGCTCGCGTGCCCGTTGACTTTCTGCTAACGACCGGCGCCACCATCGTCGGCAAGGTGCGCGGTCAACCGGCAGCGCCGGCGCGGTTTTATGTCCTGGTAGATGCCGACAGTAACCTTATCGGAAGTGTCGCTCCAGACGGCACTTTCCGCGTGGACTTTATCCCGCCCGGTCGGCATGTCGTCATGCTCTTTCGCTTGGGCGAAATGGTTGCCGCCAAAGAAGTCACCGTCCACAGCGGCGAAACTGCCGAAGTCACCTTTGACTTGCCGTAAAGCGGGCGCTTGCCCGCCTGCCAATTAACCGATGCAGAGAAAGGGGTTGAACGAACATGGCAGGAAAACTGCCCCGATGGGCGCAAAAGTTGCTGGCTAAGTATCCCGACGCTGAACGCCCCACACCTGACAACCCGATGCCAGCGTGGCTGGAAAACGAATTGCGTCGCGTGCCGTTGTGGTATCACATCCGCGAAGCGACCGACGACCCCCGCTTTGCCCCGCCCTTTCACCTCATTGAAGATGTCCGTCGCCAACCGCACCTGTTGCGGCAAACCTTTACCTGGCGGGAGCAATTAAGCGCCCTCGCCGACCGTATCATCGCTGAAGGTTATGAGCATCTGGTCTTCATCGGTTGCGGTTCAGCCTTTTACACCTCGCTGTTGGGTGCCTTCGTTTTCCCCCGCCTGACGGGTTTGACGGCAGAAGGCGTGGAAGCGTGGGAGTTCCACAACTATTGGCAACCTCATCAGCGCAAAACCCTCGTCATCGCCCAGTCGGCGACGGGGGGCAGTTTTGAAGTATTGGAAGCCGTCAAGCGTGCCAAGACTGCCTTCGGCTTACCGACTTTTGCCCTCACCAACACCCTTGACAGCCCGTTAGAAGCCCTCGCCGATGCGACCGTCGCCTTTCCGACAGGGCAAAAAACTGGTCCTGACATTTGCGTCATCCCGACCCGCTTGATGCTCCTTTACCTGTTCGCCTTTGAATTGGGCAAGCGGACGCGATTCAACTTGCCCCTTGTGGAACGCTTAGAAGCAGCACTGACGACGGTGCCTGACAGCGTGGAACGCTTTTTGCAGGAACAGGATGAACCCGTTCAACGCCTCGCCCAAAAACATCACCGGCAAAGTTGCCTGTTCGTCGTCGGGGGCGGACCAAATTGGTTTACGGCGTTGGAAGTGGCGCTGAAGATTGAAGAGGAGTCACGCACGCCTTGCCGCACTTACCAAACCGCCGATTACCCGCACATGGCGATTTCGCTCCTTGCCCCCGACCGAACGACGCTGGTCATCGCGCCCCCTGGACCGAGTTACGACCGCCTGCACACTTGCGTGCGGACAGCGAAAGCCGGTGGCTCTCCGACGATCGGCGTCGTCGTGGCGGGGGATGACCGCATCGCTTACGAAGCGGACGATGTCATCGTTGTGCCCAGCGTGGACGAATTGCTTTTCCCCGTCAGCGGCACCGTCGTCGGTCAGTTGTTCGGTTACTACTTGGGCGTCGCTAAAGGCGTCAACCCTGACACCTTAGGCACCGACCACCTTTCCCACGCCAAAGCGTGGCTAACCGCCTTCCCTTTGGGGACACATTGAAGCGATAAAAGTCCTGCCCGTTGGGAAGGCGGTGCCACCGCAGCGCTCTTTTGAACGGCTCATCGCCCATCACCGCCACGACCCAGTTGCAGCCACCCCTTTGGGCTCGTCGCTGTGTTGGCGTTGATGACTTTGTGTCGGCGTGGCGGTTCATAAGGGTTGGTCAATAGGGCAAAATTGTGGGCGTCGGCTCGGTTTTTTTGCCAGCGCTATTGACAAAGGAGGTGTGTCGGCGATGGCGTCCGTCGTGCGAATCGGCTTAATCGGTAGCGGGTTCGTGTCCACCTTCTACATGCAAGGGCTGAAGGATGTCGCGGGGCATGAGGTCAAAATCGTGGCGTCGCCTCATGCGGAACGCAGTGAAGCCTTCGCTAAACGCTGGAACATCCCTGAATGGACGACGGACATTGACGGGACGATCCGCCGCACCGACCTTGACCTCATCATCTTGGGCGTCCCCAACTTCGTCCACGCCGAACTAGCGGTCAAATGCGCGCAGGCGGGCAAAAATGTCGTCTGCACAAAACCGCTGGCGCGCAACAAGCAGGAAGCCAAACGGATGCTGGAAGCGGTCAAAGCAGCGGGTGTGCTGCACGGGTATGCGGAAACAGAGGTGTTCAGCCCTGCCGTCATGAAAGCGCGCGAGTTCATTGAACGGGGCAGTATCGGGAAGGTGCTGATGGTGCGGTCGCGAGAAGCCCACGCCGGTCCGCATGCCGATTGGTTCTGGCAGAAGGAACTGGCAGGCGGTGGGGCGCTTTTGGACATGGGTTGCCACATGGTGGAAGCAGCGCGCTACTTCGTCGGTAAGGACAATCCCATTGTGGAGGTCTTAGCGTGGGGTGACCGCCTTTACCATCACGACCGCACCGATGCCGAAGACAACGCTGTGCTGCTGATGCGGTTTGAAGGGGGACAATTGGCGATCGCAGAGACGAGTTGGACGGCGCGGGGTGGATTGGACTTGCGCAACGAAGTCTATGGCACGGACGGCGCGATCTTTACGGATGTGACGCGAGAGACGGGCATCCGTGTGTTCGCCCTCAAAGGGGCAGGCTACATCGTTGAAAAAGGCGAGACAGACATCGGTTGGCTCATCCCACCCATTGAAGAGGCGTGGGTCTACGGCTACCGCGAAGAGATGAAGCATTTCGTGGAGTGCGTCGCGCAGAACACCATGCCCCGCGAAACCTTTGAAGACGGTTACATCGTCAACTGCGTGTTAGACGCTGCCTATCGGTCTATGGCGACGAAACAGTGGGAACGCGTGGATTACAATTAGGCGCACCGCGCGAGGGGGTTGAAATACATTGCGACGGCAAGACCTCGTCGGCTTCGTCGGTGTGGACATCGGCGGTCAAACGACCCGTGTCGGCACTTTTGATGAACGGGGACGCTTGAAAGTCATCAGTTTCGCGACGGCACCCGATTTCACGGCAGAATGCGAACTTATCGCCCAAGCGGCGCGACAGTTGTTGCCCAAGGGTATTCAGCGCGTGGCGGTCGGTTCGCCCGGACCGTTGGACTGGCGGACGCGCCGCCTCACGGGCAAAACGCCCAACCTACCTTGGGCAGATGTCAGTTTCGCCCGCTTGGAAAAACTGGTCGGGTGCGAGGTGTTGCTGGACAACGACGCCAATGTCGCCGGCTTGGGCGAAGCGACTTTGGGTGCAGGCAAGGGCAAACGCTTCATCGCAGGTTTTACGCTGGGCACGGGCATCGGGCACTTTCAGGTCAAAGACGGGCGCATCTATCACGGGCGCTTGGATGTGGAGGCAGGGCACCAAATCCTTGACCCCAACGGTCCTGAATGTGGGTGCGGGCAACGGGGATGCCTGGAAGCCTTCGCGTCGGCGACCGCCATCCAAAAGCGCTATGGCGTTCCGCCCCACGCATTGAACGACCCAAAGGCGTGGGAAGAGATCGCCTTTCGGTTGGCACAAGGATTGACCAACGCAGCGGTGTTCGTTTGCCCCGACGCATTGATTTTGACCGGCGGGATGTTGGCGCGGGGCGCAATGTTGCTGACGCCTTTACGGCGCTTCTACGACGAAATGCTCAAGGTTTACCCGCCCCGCTACCGACCGCCCGTTTTGACCGCTAAGTTGGGCGACAAAGCCGGTGTCGTCGGCGCAATCGTGTTGGCAAAAGTCGGGCACACTGAATGAGTCACCCTGTCAGCGGCGGGATGCTTTGCGGCTCACTGTGAGCGGAAAGGAGCG
This portion of the bacterium HR17 genome encodes:
- the dsbD_2 gene encoding Thiol:disulfide interchange protein DsbD, with translation MRCVRGGVLGCIVGVFVASVAAAPHNWAAALQRAKTERKFVLAYFADPDCFTCQRYRAETLDNPQLAALLRRFVVVSLPMPQSAGQLRKLVPGWQEVLPVVVFTDAKGTPQDYIVGHLNATTFAAALRAFLRGQRSDAVERRLQRRPHDLATLYEAAVWFLERGDGARGLPLAEKVLAKDPDNRKGYHAPMLVHRGLFYTMHRARIAHRALDDFRAVVTRFPQAPVADEARFYLAVTHLALGQDAEARRWLVAVLRVSKSPTLRAQAQKLLRFLDAEPPADLRRGDGP
- the ogt gene encoding Methylated-DNA--protein-cysteine methyltransferase; protein product: MGVAICCVPRWGWIGVGATEQGIAQVVLPRPDRIAVAHRLAPFADRTAMALADQCAFLLQRYLCGDAVDLAVVPIDWRVVAAAHKPILQTLQRTVPLGQTITYGELARRCGVPRGARLVGQAMAKNPVPLLVPCHRVVRANGALGGFGGGLALKARLLALERAIATRGKGDSGCCLRSAF
- the glmS_2 gene encoding Glutamine--fructose-6-phosphate aminotransferase [isomerizing], giving the protein MAGKLPRWAQKLLAKYPDAERPTPDNPMPAWLENELRRVPLWYHIREATDDPRFAPPFHLIEDVRRQPHLLRQTFTWREQLSALADRIIAEGYEHLVFIGCGSAFYTSLLGAFVFPRLTGLTAEGVEAWEFHNYWQPHQRKTLVIAQSATGGSFEVLEAVKRAKTAFGLPTFALTNTLDSPLEALADATVAFPTGQKTGPDICVIPTRLMLLYLFAFELGKRTRFNLPLVERLEAALTTVPDSVERFLQEQDEPVQRLAQKHHRQSCLFVVGGGPNWFTALEVALKIEEESRTPCRTYQTADYPHMAISLLAPDRTTLVIAPPGPSYDRLHTCVRTAKAGGSPTIGVVVAGDDRIAYEADDVIVVPSVDELLFPVSGTVVGQLFGYYLGVAKGVNPDTLGTDHLSHAKAWLTAFPLGTH
- the iolX_13 gene encoding scyllo-inositol 2-dehydrogenase (NAD(+)), yielding MASVVRIGLIGSGFVSTFYMQGLKDVAGHEVKIVASPHAERSEAFAKRWNIPEWTTDIDGTIRRTDLDLIILGVPNFVHAELAVKCAQAGKNVVCTKPLARNKQEAKRMLEAVKAAGVLHGYAETEVFSPAVMKAREFIERGSIGKVLMVRSREAHAGPHADWFWQKELAGGGALLDMGCHMVEAARYFVGKDNPIVEVLAWGDRLYHHDRTDAEDNAVLLMRFEGGQLAIAETSWTARGGLDLRNEVYGTDGAIFTDVTRETGIRVFALKGAGYIVEKGETDIGWLIPPIEEAWVYGYREEMKHFVECVAQNTMPRETFEDGYIVNCVLDAAYRSMATKQWERVDYN
- the glkA gene encoding Glucokinase, giving the protein MRRQDLVGFVGVDIGGQTTRVGTFDERGRLKVISFATAPDFTAECELIAQAARQLLPKGIQRVAVGSPGPLDWRTRRLTGKTPNLPWADVSFARLEKLVGCEVLLDNDANVAGLGEATLGAGKGKRFIAGFTLGTGIGHFQVKDGRIYHGRLDVEAGHQILDPNGPECGCGQRGCLEAFASATAIQKRYGVPPHALNDPKAWEEIAFRLAQGLTNAAVFVCPDALILTGGMLARGAMLLTPLRRFYDEMLKVYPPRYRPPVLTAKLGDKAGVVGAIVLAKVGHTE